A segment of the Mycobacterium intracellulare ATCC 13950 genome:
TCGACACGGCGTGGCTGGCGAGTCCGATGCCCGCACCCAGGATGGGCCAGATCGGCCAGAAGTAGGTGGCGTCGGTCGTCAGTGCGACGGCCGTCCAGACGCTGAGCACGACGACGACCATGGCGAGGTACGCGGCGAGGTGGGCGCGCACGCCGCGACGGGCCGCGGCGACGCGAGCGGCGCGCCGGCGGGGATCGTGGCGCCGGATGCGATCGACCGGCAGGTCGGCGAGCAGTTCGCGGCGTTCGTGGTCGGTCTGCGTCTGGAAAGCGGCTTGTAGCCGTCGGTCGTACTCGTCGATCTGCAGGTAGCCCTGGGCGAGGGCCTGACCGAGCAGGTCGGCCGTCTTTTCCCGGTCGCGTGTGCCGGCGAGCGTGGATGTGGTGTCAAGCAGATTCGTCATGTCGTCTCCTTGGTCGCCGATGTGAATGCCATTAACATAGTCCTCAATGTTAATGTCGTCAACATGGCTGTGAAGCGGTCGACCGTGCGCCGGCGGGAGAGCTATCAC
Coding sequences within it:
- a CDS encoding DUF1707 domain-containing protein; protein product: MTNLLDTTSTLAGTRDREKTADLLGQALAQGYLQIDEYDRRLQAAFQTQTDHERRELLADLPVDRIRRHDPRRRAARVAAARRGVRAHLAAYLAMVVVVLSVWTAVALTTDATYFWPIWPILGAGIGLASHAVSIPRLKQSRWQPMLSAVLAPGSCAIRYHIR